In Methanococcoides sp. AM1, one genomic interval encodes:
- a CDS encoding sodium:alanine symporter family protein: MDFLNLFNAETDILSILRNIDSFVWGPPLLLFLVGTGVYLTLSLGFIQVFRLPLALRYVIRSDPSDNKNAGDISSFAALTTALAATIGTGNIVGVATAIKAGGPGALFWMWLAAFFGMATKYAECMLAVKYRTIDENGHMAGGPMHYITRGLADKSYSKPLATFFAFSGVGVAFFGIGIFPQVNAIADSAAITFNVPPFYTAAAITILVAMVTIGGIRSIAKVAEVVVPFMAIAYVLGCLLIITINISSLPSAISIIISSAFTPTAAAGGFLGSTMILAIQMGIARGVFSNESGLGSAPIAAAAARIKEPAKQGLISMTGTFFDTIILCTMTGIVLVMTGSWTSEYEGAYMTSYAFSTGLESIGIYIVGIGLMFFAFTTILGWNYYGERCVHFLVGVRGIMPYRVIYIALVGGGVYLTLDTIWILADIVNGLMVIPNLIAILALRKIIIRETRKYFDGLEEESDSY, translated from the coding sequence ATGGATTTTCTTAACCTGTTCAATGCCGAAACTGATATTCTCAGTATTCTCAGGAACATCGATAGTTTTGTATGGGGGCCACCATTACTTCTCTTTCTTGTAGGAACAGGAGTCTACCTCACACTCAGCCTTGGTTTCATACAGGTTTTCAGACTCCCCCTGGCATTACGATATGTGATCAGGTCGGACCCTTCTGACAATAAAAATGCTGGAGACATCTCCAGCTTCGCAGCCCTGACAACAGCACTTGCAGCCACAATTGGCACCGGTAATATCGTAGGGGTTGCTACTGCTATCAAAGCCGGAGGACCAGGGGCTCTTTTCTGGATGTGGCTGGCAGCGTTCTTCGGAATGGCAACAAAATATGCCGAATGCATGCTTGCAGTGAAGTACAGAACCATCGATGAGAACGGGCATATGGCAGGCGGACCCATGCATTACATCACCAGAGGCCTGGCAGACAAGTCCTATAGCAAGCCACTTGCAACCTTCTTTGCCTTTAGTGGAGTCGGCGTCGCGTTCTTCGGGATCGGCATCTTCCCCCAGGTCAATGCCATCGCTGATTCAGCAGCTATAACATTCAATGTCCCTCCGTTCTATACAGCAGCAGCAATTACCATCTTGGTGGCCATGGTAACCATAGGCGGTATCAGAAGTATAGCGAAGGTAGCAGAAGTGGTGGTTCCTTTCATGGCTATAGCCTATGTACTTGGATGCCTACTCATAATAACCATAAATATCAGCTCACTGCCTTCAGCAATTTCAATTATCATAAGTTCCGCCTTTACCCCAACAGCCGCAGCAGGAGGTTTCCTTGGATCCACCATGATCCTCGCGATCCAGATGGGAATTGCAAGAGGAGTGTTCTCCAATGAATCAGGACTTGGAAGTGCACCAATCGCAGCAGCTGCAGCCAGGATAAAGGAGCCTGCAAAACAGGGACTCATTTCTATGACCGGGACATTCTTCGACACGATAATCCTCTGTACGATGACTGGGATCGTCCTTGTAATGACAGGATCATGGACCAGTGAATACGAAGGAGCTTACATGACAAGCTATGCATTTTCAACCGGCCTTGAAAGCATCGGGATCTATATTGTCGGAATAGGACTGATGTTCTTTGCATTTACGACCATACTTGGATGGAACTACTACGGTGAAAGATGTGTACATTTCCTTGTGGGTGTCCGGGGTATCATGCCTTACAGGGTGATCTACATAGCACTTGTAGGAGGCGGAGTTTACCTGACGCTGGACACCATCTGGATCCTTGCAGACATCGTCAACGGCCTTATGGTGATCCCGAACCTGATAGCTATTCTGGCATTACGCAAGATAATCATCCGGGAGACAAGGAAGTACTTTGATGGTCTTGAAGAGGAAAGCGATAGCTACTGA
- the porD gene encoding pyruvate synthase subunit PorD, which translates to MTIPPGGVCAPGSTLVNKTGGWRTFKPVYDYDKCVKCKLCELLCPDMSVDPRDDGFFEFNYDFCKGCGICANECPKDAIEMVLEEK; encoded by the coding sequence ATGACAATCCCACCAGGAGGAGTCTGTGCTCCAGGTTCCACTCTTGTTAACAAGACCGGAGGATGGAGAACATTCAAACCTGTTTACGATTATGACAAATGCGTCAAATGCAAGCTGTGTGAGCTCTTATGTCCGGATATGTCCGTTGATCCAAGGGACGATGGTTTCTTTGAGTTCAACTATGACTTCTGCAAAGGATGCGGTATTTGTGCTAACGAATGTCCAAAGGACGCTATTGAAATGGTTCTGGAGGAAAAATAA
- a CDS encoding thiamine pyrophosphate-dependent enzyme, producing MKSLLAPGHRGCAGCCDAMAAKFTLMAAGEDCIVVSPTGCLEVMTTPYPESSWDVPFIHSLFENNAAVASGIEAALKAKGEMGNTKIIAMGGDGATLDIGMRSVSGAFERGHDFTFVCIDNEAYMNTGVQRSGATPFAASTTTSPSGEVSFGNLRPKKNMPAIIAAHGSPYVATTSIGYPKDMIRKVKAAIDVEGPTYVHAHSPCTTGWGFDTSKTVEVAKMAVETCLWPLYEMEDGEVTKVKKIKNPKPVEDYLKMQRRFKHLFIKEGGDDFIKQIQALADKNIEKFGLQ from the coding sequence ATGAAATCACTGTTAGCACCAGGACACAGGGGATGCGCAGGTTGCTGTGACGCAATGGCTGCAAAGTTCACACTCATGGCAGCTGGCGAGGACTGTATTGTTGTAAGTCCTACCGGATGCCTTGAAGTTATGACAACCCCATACCCTGAATCATCATGGGATGTCCCATTTATCCACTCCCTTTTCGAGAACAATGCAGCAGTAGCATCAGGAATCGAAGCTGCTCTTAAGGCAAAGGGCGAGATGGGCAATACAAAGATCATTGCAATGGGCGGTGACGGTGCAACCCTTGATATCGGTATGCGCTCCGTATCCGGTGCATTCGAGCGTGGACATGATTTCACATTCGTCTGTATCGACAACGAAGCATACATGAACACCGGTGTACAGAGAAGTGGTGCAACACCATTTGCTGCATCTACCACAACCAGTCCATCAGGTGAGGTATCTTTCGGTAACCTCCGTCCAAAGAAGAACATGCCTGCTATCATAGCTGCACACGGTTCACCATATGTTGCAACAACTTCCATCGGATATCCAAAGGATATGATCAGGAAGGTAAAGGCAGCAATTGATGTTGAAGGTCCTACCTACGTGCACGCACATTCACCATGTACAACAGGATGGGGATTTGATACTTCCAAGACCGTAGAGGTCGCAAAGATGGCAGTAGAGACATGCCTCTGGCCACTCTATGAAATGGAAGATGGTGAGGTCACCAAGGTCAAGAAGATCAAGAACCCAAAACCAGTCGAAGATTATCTCAAGATGCAGCGCCGTTTCAAGCACCTTTTCATAAAGGAAGGCGGAGACGATTTCATAAAACAGATCCAGGCGCTCGCTGACAAGAACATTGAGAAATTCGGGTTACAGTAA
- a CDS encoding pyruvate ferredoxin oxidoreductase subunit gamma: MKEIRIHGRGGQGSVTAAELLAVAAFADGKFSQAFPAFGVERRGAPVQAFTRISDDPIRLRAQVYEPDYVIVQDPTLLEVVSIASGAKDDGIILINSDFDPEHFDLDTNAKIMTVNATKIALDIIGRPIVNTVLLGAFAGASGLIDPASIKEAVMERFPGKVGEKNAEAIQKAYDMMMEA, from the coding sequence ATGAAAGAAATAAGAATACACGGTCGAGGCGGACAGGGTTCTGTCACTGCTGCCGAGCTGCTGGCTGTTGCAGCTTTTGCTGATGGTAAGTTCAGCCAGGCATTCCCGGCTTTTGGTGTGGAACGCCGTGGTGCACCTGTTCAGGCATTTACAAGGATCAGTGATGATCCTATCAGACTCAGAGCTCAGGTCTATGAGCCGGACTATGTTATCGTCCAGGACCCAACGCTTCTTGAGGTAGTCAGTATCGCAAGCGGTGCAAAGGACGACGGAATCATTCTTATTAACAGTGATTTTGATCCGGAACACTTCGACCTTGACACCAATGCTAAGATCATGACGGTCAACGCTACCAAGATCGCCCTTGATATTATTGGAAGGCCTATTGTGAACACTGTTCTCTTAGGTGCTTTCGCAGGTGCATCAGGTCTTATCGACCCGGCATCCATCAAGGAAGCTGTCATGGAGCGCTTCCCCGGCAAGGTCGGCGAGAAGAACGCAGAGGCTATCCAGAAAGCCTACGATATGATGATGGAGGCTTAA
- the porA gene encoding pyruvate synthase subunit PorA yields the protein MKRDFEKDKKDMVVVEGSYAVASAVKSCRPNVISAYPITPQTHIVEDLSQLMADGAIPNCEYINVESEFSALSALVGSSAAGARSYSATTSQGLELMHEVLFNVSGMRLPVVMTVANRAVSAPINIWNDQQDSISQRDTGWIQLYAEDTQEISDMTAQAFKIAEDPDILLPVMTCMDGFILSHVYEPVVLLDDDMVAEYLPPFEPEFKLDPKNPKTFGAFADPNSYTEFRYLQQQAMDKALKTIEDAADEFYDLFGRHYGGLIDTYETEDADIILMAMGSIVGTIKDSIDKLRAKGVKVGLLKVRSFRPFPVEAIKNVVKDAKVVVALDKNISIGLNEGALLTETKSSLYNTKINVPVIGFMIGHGGRDIPTGTIDNIIDEAKKVMDSGITVESQFTDLKEELL from the coding sequence ATGAAGCGTGATTTTGAGAAAGACAAGAAGGACATGGTTGTCGTTGAGGGATCATATGCAGTTGCAAGCGCTGTGAAATCCTGCAGACCAAATGTTATCTCAGCATATCCTATCACTCCGCAGACCCATATTGTGGAAGATCTTTCACAGTTGATGGCTGACGGTGCGATACCAAATTGTGAGTATATCAACGTAGAATCCGAGTTCTCTGCCCTTTCCGCACTGGTAGGTTCATCCGCAGCAGGAGCAAGGAGCTACTCTGCAACAACTTCCCAGGGTCTTGAGCTTATGCACGAGGTACTGTTCAACGTTTCAGGTATGAGATTACCTGTTGTAATGACCGTTGCGAACAGAGCAGTAAGTGCACCGATCAACATCTGGAACGACCAGCAGGATTCCATCTCCCAGAGAGACACCGGCTGGATCCAGCTCTATGCAGAGGACACGCAGGAAATTTCCGATATGACCGCACAGGCATTCAAGATCGCTGAGGATCCGGATATCCTGCTTCCGGTAATGACCTGTATGGATGGTTTCATCCTGTCACACGTTTATGAACCGGTCGTACTTCTTGATGATGACATGGTAGCAGAATACCTGCCACCATTCGAGCCTGAGTTCAAGCTCGACCCGAAAAACCCAAAGACCTTTGGTGCATTCGCAGATCCAAACTCTTACACCGAGTTCAGGTACCTGCAGCAGCAGGCAATGGACAAGGCACTGAAGACGATCGAAGATGCTGCAGATGAGTTCTATGACCTCTTTGGCAGGCATTATGGTGGTCTTATTGACACATATGAGACAGAAGATGCAGATATCATCCTCATGGCAATGGGTTCAATTGTAGGTACCATCAAGGATTCCATTGACAAGCTCAGGGCAAAAGGCGTCAAGGTAGGTCTGTTAAAGGTCAGGTCCTTCCGTCCGTTCCCTGTTGAAGCTATCAAGAATGTCGTTAAGGATGCAAAGGTAGTTGTTGCACTCGATAAGAACATCTCTATCGGTCTTAACGAAGGTGCACTGTTGACAGAGACCAAGTCAAGTCTGTACAATACTAAGATCAATGTTCCTGTGATCGGCTTCATGATCGGTCATGGTGGACGAGATATTCCTACGGGAACTATAGATAACATCATTGATGAGGCAAAGAAAGTAATGGATTCAGGTATCACTGTCGAAAGCCAGTTCACTGACCTGAAGGAGGAGTTGTTATGA
- the nth gene encoding endonuclease III, which produces MDNTENFNQIWSILKNEYPDPQPELDYTNEFELLIATILSAQCTDTQVNKVTSELFSKYPDVGSLAAADINDLEKEIYSTGFYRAKSKNIKRTSQLIISDFGGNVPDTMEDLTSLPGVARKTANIVLARGFGKVEGIAVDTHVKRVSGKLGLTENTDPKKIEKDLMKLTEQAEWDDLSMTLILHGRRVCDAKKPRCSICMVAELCPSSIE; this is translated from the coding sequence ATGGACAATACCGAAAATTTCAACCAGATATGGTCTATACTGAAAAATGAATATCCTGATCCACAACCTGAGCTGGATTACACTAATGAGTTCGAACTTCTGATCGCGACCATCCTTTCAGCACAGTGTACGGATACACAGGTGAACAAAGTGACATCTGAGCTTTTTAGCAAGTATCCTGATGTCGGATCACTTGCTGCTGCTGATATCAATGATCTTGAAAAGGAGATATATTCTACCGGATTCTATCGTGCAAAATCAAAGAACATCAAAAGGACATCACAGTTGATAATCTCTGATTTTGGTGGGAATGTCCCGGATACCATGGAGGATCTGACCTCGCTTCCCGGGGTTGCAAGGAAGACTGCTAATATCGTGCTTGCAAGAGGGTTTGGGAAAGTTGAAGGCATTGCCGTGGACACTCATGTGAAAAGGGTTTCCGGTAAGTTAGGGCTTACTGAGAACACAGACCCGAAGAAGATCGAAAAGGACCTGATGAAGCTTACGGAACAGGCGGAATGGGATGACCTTTCAATGACCCTTATCCTTCATGGACGTCGGGTTTGTGATGCGAAGAAACCTAGGTGCAGTATATGCATGGTTGCAGAATTGTGTCCGTCAAGTATCGAATGA
- a CDS encoding tRNA-dihydrouridine synthase, with translation MRLGGVDLTGNLLLAPMADVTNLAFRLMCKRYGASLTFTEMISSDAVVHGNEKTFLRGMTCEEERPFGVQLFGHCPETITSAALVIEGMFEPMVIDVNLGCPSPAITSAGCGSALLRSPDIVSEIFGDLCENVNTPVTAKIRILESMDATLDIANRLEEAGVCAITVHGRTREQGYQGFADHSYAKRIKEELSIPVIANGDVKDGESAKRILEYTGCDGLMIGRAAMGDPHVFYRISRYLEDDEFIGTCCGQRRDDLLEYIELLEKFDLMSHVNMKAHSQWFTRGLKDSRRMRMEMGNADSHVSLVECIRNMCGNNSK, from the coding sequence ATGAGACTGGGCGGCGTGGATCTTACTGGTAACCTTTTGCTTGCACCTATGGCGGATGTAACGAATCTGGCCTTCAGGCTTATGTGCAAGAGATATGGCGCATCCCTTACATTTACTGAGATGATAAGCTCGGATGCTGTTGTACACGGTAATGAGAAAACTTTCCTTCGGGGGATGACCTGTGAAGAAGAGCGACCATTTGGAGTGCAGCTGTTTGGTCACTGTCCGGAAACGATAACATCTGCAGCACTTGTTATTGAGGGAATGTTCGAGCCAATGGTAATTGATGTGAACCTGGGATGTCCGTCTCCCGCTATTACAAGTGCCGGATGTGGTTCTGCATTACTTCGCTCACCTGACATTGTGAGTGAGATCTTCGGGGATCTTTGTGAGAACGTGAACACACCGGTAACTGCAAAGATACGTATTCTCGAAAGCATGGATGCTACTCTTGATATTGCCAACCGGCTGGAAGAAGCTGGTGTTTGTGCGATCACTGTTCATGGACGTACAAGGGAACAGGGGTATCAGGGGTTTGCAGATCATAGCTATGCAAAGCGTATCAAAGAGGAATTATCTATTCCGGTTATCGCCAATGGGGATGTAAAGGATGGAGAGTCTGCAAAACGTATTCTGGAATATACTGGCTGTGACGGGCTGATGATCGGGAGGGCAGCTATGGGTGACCCTCATGTTTTCTATCGAATATCCCGCTACCTTGAGGATGATGAGTTCATTGGAACTTGCTGTGGACAGCGCAGGGATGATCTGCTTGAATACATTGAACTGCTTGAAAAGTTCGACCTGATGTCACATGTGAACATGAAGGCACATTCGCAGTGGTTTACCAGGGGCTTAAAAGATAGCAGGCGTATGCGCATGGAGATGGGTAATGCCGATTCTCACGTTTCTCTTGTGGAATGCATTCGCAATATGTGCGGGAATAATTCTAAATAA